The following proteins are encoded in a genomic region of Spirochaetota bacterium:
- a CDS encoding DUF559 domain-containing protein — protein MMIRESTMRARRLRADQTRTEAVLWEHLRNRRLGGLKFTRQHTIRYIQNGKPYYFIADFYCAQRKVCVEIDGSSHNDQEVYDRIRSSLMEEFGIRTIRFSNNEVLENVDVVLKKIFCTASSPLPLSHISVREGKGLGDGVSVYIP, from the coding sequence ATCAGACAAGAACTGAGGCCGTGTTATGGGAGCATCTTCGGAACAGAAGGCTTGGCGGATTGAAATTCACTCGGCAGCATACGATCCGTTATATTCAGAACGGCAAGCCATATTATTTTATTGCTGACTTTTACTGCGCACAACGGAAGGTATGCGTTGAGATCGATGGCTCGAGCCATAATGATCAGGAAGTATATGACCGCATTCGCAGTTCGTTAATGGAGGAATTTGGTATTCGTACTATTCGCTTTTCAAACAATGAAGTTCTGGAGAATGTGGATGTTGTTCTAAAAAAGATCTTTTGTACTGCATCCTCTCCCCTTCCCCTCTCTCACATTTCCGTGAGAGAGGGGAAGGGGCTGGGGGATGGGGTGAGTGTGTATATCCCATGA